From a single Macadamia integrifolia cultivar HAES 741 unplaced genomic scaffold, SCU_Mint_v3 scaffold2828, whole genome shotgun sequence genomic region:
- the LOC122067310 gene encoding DNA polymerase epsilon subunit C has protein sequence MRNKRNTGATTNGKEEKEEEKKKQKQQNGKNRNAMKKETEVVVLESSSSDSEEERNEGQEEEEEEEAKSSNNSNNSNLAPKEDEEDEEEEEEEKAAKEEEEENGIKRKKILSNGVAVSGCFPTHRIKRMIRSEGDFRTTGEAIFLINKATEKFLESLAEDAYACSAQDHKKSINYKHLSSVVSKTKRYDFLSDFVPEKVRAEDALEERRLAGT, from the exons ATGAGGAACAAGAGAAACACAGGAGCAACTACTAacggaaaggaagagaaggaggaggagaagaagaagcagaagcagcAGAATGGAAAGAATCGAAATGCCATGAAAAAAGAAACGGAGGTTGTGGTTCTTGAGTCATCTTCTTCAGATTCCGAAGAAGAACGAAATGAAggacaggaagaagaagaagaagaagaagcgaaGAGCAGCAACAATTCCAATAATAGTAACCTAGCTCCCAAGGAGGAcgaggaagacgaagaagaagaagaagaagaaaaagcagccaaggaggaggaggaggagaacggtatcaagaggaagaaaattttGTCCAATGGGGTGGCGGTGTCAGGTTGCTTCCCAACCCACCGTATCAAACGGATGATAAGGAGCGAGGGAGATTTCCGCACCACTGGTGAAGCCATTTTCCTTATCAACAAAGCTACG GAGAAATTCCTTGAATCGCTTGCCGAAGATGCTTATGCCTGTTCTGCACAGGATcacaaaaaatctataaattacAAGCACCTTT CATCAGTTGTTAGTAAAACGAAGAGATATGACTTCCTTTCAG ATTTTGTGCCTGAAAAAGTAAGAGCAGAGGATGCTTTGGAGGAGAGGAGATTAGCTGGAACATGA
- the LOC122067311 gene encoding dystrophia myotonica WD repeat-containing protein-like, which produces MIHSSSSNSNGMMSSSSAANAQSPGLKTYFKTPDGRYKLQYEKTHPAGLLHYAHGKAVTQATLAHLKEKPSQVSPAPSSSLSSGSGVRLAAARLLGGGNGSRALGFVGGNGSSKNLSGNSRTGSLGSSSTSGSPFILNYDSKGTYLIFNVGDTLFISDFNSQDKDPIKALHFSNSNPVCHAFDPEAKDGHDLLIGLNSGDVYSVSLRQQLQDVGKKLVTAQHYNKDGSVNSGRCTSVAWVPEGDGAFVVAHADGNLYVYEKSKDGAGDSSFPVIKDQAQFSVAHARSSKSNPVARWHICQGSINSIAFSKDRTYLATVGRDGYLRVFDYSKEQLICGGKSYYGALLCCAWSMDGKYILTGGEDDLVQVWSMEDRKVVAWGEGHSSWVSGVAFDSYWSSPTSDGTGENVVYRFGSVGQDTQLLLWDLAMDEIVVPLRRVPPGGSPTFSTGSQSSHWDTICPVGTLQPAPCIRDVPKLSPVVSHRVHVEPLSGLIFTQESVVTVCREGHVKIWMRPGNAESQSSNSENVLTSSSKEKLPLSAKVGSAICKQ; this is translated from the exons ATGATccacagcagcagcagcaacagcaacggcatgatgtcttcctcgtcggcgGCGAACGCGCAATCTCCAGGGCTGAAGACCTATTTCAAGACACCTGATGGCCGTTATAAACTCCAGTACGAGAAGACTCACCCTGCCGGTCTCCTTCACTATGCCCATGGCAAAGCCGTTACTCAG GCAACCCTTGCACACCTCAAGGAAAAACCCTCACAAGTATCGCCTGCTCCGTCTTCGAGCCTGAGCTCTGGCAGCGGAGTGAGATTAGCGGCAGCGAGGTTATTGGGTGGTGGGAACGGCAGCCGTGCACTTGGCTTTGTAGGTGGGAATGGTTCGAGTAAAAACCTATCGGGGAATAGCAGGACTGGTTCATTGGGGAGTTCTAGTACCAGTGGTAGTCCGTTTATTTTGAATTATGATAGCAAAGGGACTTATTTGATATTCAATGTGGGCGACACCCTATTCATCAGCGACTTCAATTCTCAAGATAAG GATCCTATAAAAGCTCTCCATTTCAGCAATTCAAACCCGGTGTGCCACGCATTTGATCCCGAAGCTAAGGATGGCCATGACTTGCTTATTGGATTGAATTCTGGAGATG TCTATTCGGTGTCACTGAGGCAGCAATTGCAAGATGTTGGAAAGAAGCTCGTCACTGCCCAACATTACAACAAAGATGGTTCCGTTAATAGTGG TCGATGTACTAGTGTTGCATGGGTACCTGAAGGTGATGGAGCTTTTGTTGTTGCTCATGCTGATGGAAACTTGTATGTTTATGAAAAG AGCAAGGATGGTGCTGGAGATTCTTCATTCCCTGTTATCAAGGATCAAGCTCAATTTTCTGTTGCACATGCACGGTCCAGTAAG AGTAATCCAGTTGCCAGATGGCATATTTGCCAAGGTTCAATCAATAGCATTGCTTTCTCAAAAGATAGGACATATTTGGCAACTGTTGGAAGAGATG GTTACTTACGGGTATTTGACTATTCAAAAGAACAGCTAATATGTGGTGGGAAAAGCTACTATGGTGCTCTACTGTGCTGTGCTTGGAG CATGGATGGGAAGTACATTCTGACTGGAGGTGAAGATGATCTAGTACAAGTTTGGAGCATGGAAGATCGGAAAGTCGTGGCATGGGGTGAGGGGCACAGCTCATGG GTTAGTGGAGTTGCTTTTGACTCGTACTGGTCATCACCTACTTCAGATGGCACAGGGGAAAATGTCGTGTACCGTTTTGGTTCTGTTGGTCAG GACACACAGTTGCTTCTGTGGGACCTGGCAATGGATGAGATTGTGGTGCCTTTGCGCCGAGTACCACCTGGTGGGTCCCCTACCTTTAGCACTGGAAGCCAGTCATCTCATTGGGACACCATTTGCCCAGTGGGTACTCTCCAACCTGCTCCATGCATCCGAGATGTGCCAAAACTCTCCCCTGTAGTGTCTCATCGTGTGCATGTGGAACCCCTCTCTGGGTTGATATTTACCCAAGAGTCTGTTGTCACCGTTTGCCGGGAAGGACATGTAAAAATCTGGATGAGACCTGGGAATGCTGAAAGCCAGTCAAGCAACTCGGAGAATGTGCTAACTTCCAGTTCAAAAGAGAAGCTACCATTGTCAGCCAAAGTTGGCAGTGCCATTTGCAAGCAATAA